In bacterium 336/3, the following proteins share a genomic window:
- a CDS encoding pirin has protein sequence MQVKFFPKTERGVKDIGWLKSNFTFNFSTFKSPDKNGFGLLKVFNDDFVEKGTGFGLHPHANMEIISVMLAGKMNHKDSMGYYEVVEKDWVQIMSAGSGLRHEEYNVGDDEVNFLQIWIDPKVQNITPRYQKRYFPLEKRKNQITTAISNEEGVLHCWINQNAKISLGHLETQKTASYSLVNENMCAFVFVIDGDLKIGSHILAKRDALGIWQTNSFTISANSETQFIIIEVPIN, from the coding sequence ATGCAAGTGAAATTTTTTCCTAAAACTGAAAGAGGCGTAAAAGATATTGGTTGGCTCAAAAGCAATTTTACTTTCAATTTTAGCACCTTCAAAAGTCCTGATAAAAATGGTTTTGGTTTACTGAAAGTCTTTAACGATGATTTTGTGGAAAAAGGAACAGGTTTTGGTTTGCATCCTCATGCCAACATGGAAATCATTTCGGTTATGCTTGCGGGCAAAATGAACCATAAAGATTCTATGGGTTACTACGAAGTAGTAGAAAAAGATTGGGTACAAATTATGAGTGCAGGCTCAGGCTTACGCCACGAAGAGTACAATGTGGGAGATGATGAAGTGAATTTCTTACAAATTTGGATAGATCCCAAAGTTCAGAATATTACGCCTCGATATCAGAAACGATATTTTCCTTTAGAAAAACGTAAAAACCAGATTACAACGGCTATCAGTAACGAAGAAGGCGTTTTGCATTGCTGGATAAACCAAAATGCTAAAATCAGTTTGGGACATTTGGAAACTCAAAAAACAGCTTCTTATAGCCTTGTAAACGAAAATATGTGTGCTTTTGTGTTTGTGATTGATGGAGATTTGAAAATTGGAAGCCATATACTTGCCAAACGAGATGCATTGGGCATTTGGCAAACCAACTCTTTTACTATTTCAGCAAACTCTGAAACCCAGTTTATAATCATCGAAGTGCCTATCAATTAG
- a CDS encoding ribosome-recycling factor codes for MEEEIKMYLDEAQDMMKKALEHTQSELLKIRAGKAMPNMLDGIMVEYYGANMPINQVSTITTPDARTLNIRPFEKGSISAIEKALKSADLGINPQNNGEVIILNIPPLTEERRKQLVKQAKQEVENGKISIRNARKEINDALKKLQKDGAAEDSIKKAEEIVQKHTDSFITKLDEVLATKEAEIMKV; via the coding sequence ATGGAAGAAGAAATTAAAATGTATTTGGATGAAGCTCAGGATATGATGAAGAAAGCCTTAGAGCATACACAAAGCGAACTTCTTAAAATCAGAGCTGGCAAAGCTATGCCAAATATGTTGGATGGTATTATGGTAGAATACTATGGAGCAAATATGCCTATCAATCAGGTTTCTACTATCACCACCCCAGATGCAAGAACATTGAACATCCGTCCTTTTGAAAAAGGCTCTATCTCAGCTATTGAAAAAGCTCTCAAATCAGCTGACTTGGGTATCAATCCACAAAACAATGGAGAAGTAATTATTCTAAATATCCCTCCTCTTACAGAAGAACGCAGAAAACAACTTGTAAAACAAGCCAAACAAGAAGTTGAAAATGGCAAAATCAGCATTCGTAATGCTCGTAAAGAAATTAATGATGCTTTGAAAAAACTTCAAAAAGATGGTGCTGCTGAAGACTCTATCAAGAAAGCAGAAGAAATTGTGCAAAAACACACAGATTCTTTCATCACCAAGCTCGATGAAGTACTTGCTACCAAAGAAGCAGAAATCATGAAAGTTTAA
- a CDS encoding 30S ribosomal protein S16, giving the protein MAVKIRLARRGKKRYAMYDVVVSDSRSPRDGRFIEKIGTYNPNTNPATIKLNEDKAFEWVMNGAVPTDTVKAMLSYRGILFKKHLKLGVLKGAITQEQADTKLQTWLDSKNAKIQGKVEDLAKTKKDAQKARLDAETKVKEDRAKAIAEKQKVQEAQPVAEETTTTENTETTPEQGAE; this is encoded by the coding sequence ATGGCTGTAAAAATTAGATTAGCCCGCAGAGGAAAGAAAAGATACGCAATGTATGATGTAGTAGTTTCTGATTCTCGTTCACCACGTGATGGTCGTTTTATCGAGAAAATTGGTACTTACAATCCAAATACCAACCCTGCAACTATCAAATTGAACGAAGACAAAGCATTTGAATGGGTAATGAATGGTGCTGTACCAACTGATACTGTAAAAGCGATGCTTTCTTATCGTGGTATTTTATTCAAAAAACATTTGAAATTAGGTGTTTTGAAAGGTGCTATCACACAAGAACAAGCTGATACAAAATTACAAACTTGGTTAGATTCTAAGAATGCGAAAATCCAAGGTAAAGTAGAAGACTTAGCTAAAACTAAGAAAGATGCTCAAAAAGCTCGTTTGGACGCTGAAACGAAAGTGAAAGAGGACAGAGCAAAAGCAATCGCTGAAAAGCAAAAAGTTCAAGAGGCTCAACCAGTAGCTGAAGAAACAACCACAACGGAGAATACAGAAACCACTCCAGAACAAGGTGCAGAATAA
- a CDS encoding short-chain dehydrogenase has protein sequence MADNNQKIALITGGSRGLGRDMALQLAKKGIDVVITYHSKKAEAEEVVATIKNLGRKAATLQLDVSKSNEFETFVKNFQNILSTEFGADKFSSLVNNAGVGLHADFANTTEEQFDSMMNIHLKAPFFLTQKLLPFMSDGGSIVNISSGLTRFSFTGYEAYATMKGAVETLTKYQAKFLGNRGIRVNVVAPGAIETDFGGGALKNDKDLNNMISSMTALGRTGLPDDIGGVVAFLCSDDSKWVNAQRIEVTGGMLI, from the coding sequence ATGGCTGATAACAATCAGAAAATCGCATTGATAACAGGCGGAAGCCGTGGTTTAGGCAGGGATATGGCTTTACAACTTGCTAAAAAGGGTATAGATGTTGTAATTACATATCATAGCAAAAAAGCAGAAGCAGAAGAAGTAGTAGCTACTATAAAGAACTTGGGCAGAAAAGCTGCAACTTTACAATTAGATGTGTCAAAAAGTAATGAATTTGAGACATTCGTAAAAAACTTTCAAAACATTCTTTCTACTGAGTTTGGAGCTGATAAGTTTTCGTCACTTGTGAACAATGCAGGTGTCGGATTACATGCAGATTTTGCAAATACTACAGAAGAGCAATTTGATTCCATGATGAATATTCATTTAAAAGCTCCTTTTTTTCTTACACAAAAGCTTTTGCCTTTCATGAGTGATGGAGGTTCTATTGTAAATATTTCTTCAGGACTTACCAGATTCAGTTTTACAGGTTATGAAGCCTATGCTACTATGAAAGGAGCCGTAGAAACTCTTACAAAATATCAGGCTAAATTTTTAGGAAATAGAGGTATTAGGGTAAATGTAGTAGCTCCAGGAGCTATTGAAACAGATTTTGGAGGTGGAGCTTTAAAAAATGATAAAGACCTTAACAATATGATATCTTCTATGACAGCTTTGGGCAGAACAGGGCTGCCTGATGATATAGGGGGAGTGGTAGCTTTCTTGTGTTCTGATGATTCTAAATGGGTAAATGCTCAAAGAATAGAAGTAACAGGAGGAATGCTCATTTAA
- a CDS encoding ribosome maturation factor RimM: MAEEKDTYSIDECYELGKIIKPHGLKGEVSIFLDVDYPEDYEEMDSVLVHLNGELVDFDIEQIRILPNKPKTALVKLATIDKIEQTEDLIGALLYLPLDVLPELGEKEFYYHEVIGFEVMDKTLGFISTIDSVYSFTEGSLLVLEYKGKEVLIPINDETIAEVDREKKILHVNLPDGLLDVYLS, encoded by the coding sequence ATGGCAGAAGAGAAAGATACATACAGCATAGATGAGTGCTACGAGTTAGGCAAAATTATTAAACCACATGGTTTAAAAGGTGAAGTAAGCATTTTTTTGGATGTAGATTATCCAGAGGATTACGAAGAAATGGACTCAGTACTTGTACACCTCAATGGTGAGCTTGTAGATTTTGATATTGAGCAAATTCGTATTCTACCCAATAAGCCCAAAACAGCTCTTGTTAAATTGGCTACTATTGATAAAATAGAGCAAACAGAAGATTTGATTGGAGCTCTTTTATATTTACCCTTAGATGTACTCCCTGAACTAGGTGAAAAAGAATTTTATTACCACGAAGTCATTGGTTTTGAAGTAATGGATAAGACATTAGGTTTTATTTCTACCATTGATAGTGTTTATAGTTTCACAGAAGGCTCTTTACTTGTACTTGAGTATAAAGGAAAGGAAGTTCTGATTCCTATCAATGATGAAACCATTGCAGAAGTAGATAGAGAAAAGAAAATTTTGCATGTAAACCTACCCGATGGGCTTTTGGATGTATATTTGTCATAA
- the pyrH gene encoding uridylate kinase (Catalyzes the phosphorylation of UMP to UDP), producing MKYKRILLKLSGEALAGDRQEYVINPQILERYAKEIKTIVEKGVQVAIVVGGGNIYRGSEADKSGIDKVQGDYMGMLATVINGMAMQNAIEKQGIYTRLMSALKMEQVCEPFIRRRAIRHLEKGRVIIFAAGTGNPYFTTDSAASLRAIEIGANVVLKGTKVDGIYTADPMKDNTATKYNNITFDEAYEKGLNVMDMTAFTLCKENNLPIIVFDMNQEGNLLKIVEGEEVGTLVALEAV from the coding sequence ATGAAATACAAAAGAATTTTGCTCAAGTTGAGTGGTGAAGCCCTTGCTGGCGACCGTCAGGAATATGTTATCAATCCCCAGATATTAGAGCGTTATGCAAAAGAAATCAAGACCATTGTAGAAAAAGGTGTGCAGGTTGCAATTGTTGTAGGAGGAGGTAATATTTATAGAGGTTCTGAAGCTGATAAGTCTGGCATTGATAAAGTACAAGGAGATTATATGGGAATGCTTGCCACTGTTATCAATGGAATGGCAATGCAAAATGCTATTGAAAAACAAGGTATTTATACCCGTTTGATGTCAGCCTTGAAAATGGAACAAGTTTGTGAGCCTTTCATTCGCCGTAGAGCTATCAGACACCTTGAGAAAGGACGTGTGATTATCTTTGCAGCAGGTACAGGAAATCCCTATTTTACAACTGATTCGGCTGCTTCGCTTAGAGCTATCGAAATTGGGGCAAATGTCGTTTTAAAAGGTACAAAAGTAGATGGCATTTATACAGCCGACCCTATGAAAGACAACACAGCCACAAAATACAACAATATTACATTTGACGAAGCCTATGAAAAAGGCTTGAATGTAATGGATATGACAGCTTTTACACTTTGTAAAGAAAACAATCTTCCTATTATTGTTTTCGATATGAATCAAGAGGGTAATTTACTTAAAATTGTAGAAGGTGAAGAAGTGGGGACTTTGGTTGCTTTAGAAGCTGTATAA
- a CDS encoding ATP-dependent DNA helicase RuvA has product MFAYIKGTLTHKEATHAIIETAGVGYQIKISLNTYSMLKGVGEEALLHTYLQIQENAHNLFGFSEPSEKKLFLELISVSGVGPNTAIVMLSSVSPFEIQEAIVNEDVKMLQGVKGIGAKTAQRVILELKDKIKKDFMITEGKVIGNVPTYRSVKDEAITALVVLGIAKNVAEKNVEGIIKLKGGDVTIEEVIKLALKM; this is encoded by the coding sequence ATGTTTGCATACATCAAAGGTACATTAACACATAAAGAAGCTACTCATGCTATTATCGAAACGGCTGGTGTAGGTTATCAAATTAAAATTTCGCTCAATACATACAGCATGCTCAAGGGTGTTGGTGAAGAAGCTTTGCTTCATACTTATCTGCAAATTCAGGAGAATGCTCATAATTTATTTGGTTTTTCTGAACCATCTGAAAAGAAACTTTTTCTTGAACTTATCAGCGTATCAGGAGTAGGACCCAACACAGCCATCGTGATGCTTTCATCTGTAAGTCCATTTGAAATTCAAGAGGCTATTGTGAACGAAGATGTAAAAATGCTACAAGGTGTAAAAGGGATAGGTGCAAAAACAGCCCAAAGAGTTATTTTAGAACTCAAAGATAAAATCAAGAAAGATTTTATGATAACTGAAGGAAAGGTGATAGGGAATGTACCAACATACAGATCTGTAAAAGATGAAGCCATTACAGCTTTGGTGGTATTGGGTATTGCCAAAAATGTTGCAGAAAAGAATGTAGAAGGTATTATCAAACTCAAAGGTGGTGATGTAACCATTGAAGAAGTAATTAAATTAGCTTTAAAAATGTAG
- a CDS encoding aminotransferase class V has product MNNQKHLFQLPDDIHYLNCAYMSPLLKSVEDVGIEGLIRKRNPTTIRPKDFFEQAEELKENIGKLISSKATNIALVPSVSYGMASAINNLPLNNGNKAIVLEYEFPSGFYTLQKWCEKNAKNLQIIKAPESKEKRGKNWNESLLEAINADTAVVVLSSVHWTDGTKFDLEAIGKKCRENNTFFIVDGTQSVGATSIDVVTCNIDALVCASYKWLFGPYSMGFIYFSERLFGGTPLEESWVNRSNAHNFAKLTDYTDEYTLGAGRYNVGETGNFILLPMFNESIKQLLKWDVKHIEKYAENLTQPLIEFLKNSPYHIEEDTYRSKHLFGISLPENIDLENLLKELEANRIYVSVRGSSIRISTSVFNTTQDIDTLINTLKF; this is encoded by the coding sequence ATGAACAATCAAAAACATTTATTCCAACTTCCTGATGATATTCATTATCTAAATTGTGCCTATATGTCTCCTCTTCTAAAATCTGTAGAAGATGTAGGCATCGAAGGGCTTATCCGAAAGAGGAATCCAACTACCATTCGCCCCAAAGATTTTTTTGAACAAGCTGAAGAATTAAAAGAAAATATTGGAAAACTCATTAGTTCTAAAGCTACAAATATAGCTCTTGTACCTTCTGTATCGTATGGAATGGCATCAGCTATTAACAACTTACCTTTAAATAACGGAAATAAAGCTATAGTGTTGGAATATGAATTTCCAAGTGGGTTTTACACTTTACAAAAGTGGTGTGAAAAAAATGCCAAAAATCTTCAAATTATTAAAGCTCCTGAATCTAAAGAAAAGCGTGGCAAAAATTGGAATGAGTCTCTTTTAGAGGCTATCAATGCTGATACTGCTGTCGTGGTGCTTTCAAGTGTACATTGGACAGATGGAACAAAATTCGATTTGGAAGCCATTGGCAAAAAATGTAGAGAAAATAATACTTTTTTTATTGTAGATGGAACGCAGTCTGTTGGAGCTACCTCTATTGATGTTGTAACTTGCAATATTGATGCTTTAGTATGTGCTTCTTATAAGTGGTTATTTGGTCCTTACTCTATGGGTTTTATATACTTCAGTGAAAGGCTTTTTGGAGGCACCCCTCTTGAAGAAAGTTGGGTAAATAGAAGCAATGCTCATAATTTTGCAAAACTTACAGACTATACAGATGAATATACTTTAGGAGCTGGCAGATATAATGTTGGAGAAACAGGGAATTTCATTTTATTACCCATGTTCAATGAATCTATTAAGCAATTATTAAAGTGGGATGTGAAACATATCGAAAAATATGCCGAAAATCTTACCCAACCATTGATTGAATTCTTAAAAAACAGTCCTTATCATATTGAAGAAGATACATATAGAAGTAAACACCTTTTTGGGATTTCTCTACCAGAAAATATTGATCTTGAGAATTTATTGAAAGAATTGGAGGCTAATAGAATATATGTTTCTGTCAGAGGCTCATCTATACGTATTTCAACGAGTGTGTTTAATACAACACAAGATATTGATACATTGATTAATACATTAAAATTTTAG
- a CDS encoding transcriptional regulator has product MITISIKEFYNEILGEKVCNNLESFLNNNFDTDIGHFNVFNIVEMYKVFKSKPVMPYNRRTYYKISLIKGKNIVEYADKVIEIENYGVLFATPRIPYRYTSLDDEQAGHFCVFTKDFMAKSKIGMNIDDLPIFKPNGDFIFQITEQQYTEIALIFEKMSVEIGSEYQFKYDLIRNYVMELIHFGQKLRPMDVMSKKNNASVRISTLFIELLERQFPIESPNQILQLRTAKDYVDVLGVHVNHLNKVLKTLTGKTTTEIITSRILQEAKILLKQTTWNVSEIAYSLGFEELAHFSNFFKKQTNLSPLSFRDN; this is encoded by the coding sequence ATGATTACAATATCTATCAAAGAATTTTATAATGAAATCTTAGGGGAGAAAGTTTGCAATAATCTGGAGAGTTTTCTAAACAACAATTTTGATACAGACATAGGGCATTTTAACGTGTTTAATATTGTAGAAATGTACAAAGTCTTTAAGTCAAAGCCAGTAATGCCTTATAATAGAAGGACTTATTATAAGATCAGTTTGATAAAAGGAAAAAATATTGTTGAATATGCAGACAAAGTGATAGAAATAGAGAATTATGGTGTTTTATTTGCAACACCCAGAATTCCATACAGATACACTTCTCTTGATGATGAGCAAGCAGGGCATTTTTGTGTTTTCACCAAAGACTTTATGGCAAAATCAAAAATAGGAATGAATATAGATGATTTGCCAATTTTTAAGCCCAATGGGGATTTTATTTTTCAGATTACTGAACAACAATATACAGAAATTGCATTGATATTTGAAAAAATGTCTGTTGAAATAGGTTCAGAATATCAGTTTAAATATGATTTAATTAGAAATTATGTAATGGAATTAATTCATTTTGGACAGAAATTACGACCTATGGATGTTATGAGCAAGAAAAATAATGCATCTGTTCGCATATCTACGTTATTTATAGAGCTATTGGAAAGGCAATTTCCTATTGAATCACCCAATCAGATACTCCAACTTCGTACAGCCAAAGATTATGTAGATGTTTTAGGAGTGCATGTAAATCACCTTAATAAAGTTTTAAAGACATTAACAGGTAAAACAACCACAGAAATTATTACAAGCAGAATATTGCAAGAAGCAAAAATTTTACTGAAACAAACCACATGGAATGTATCTGAAATAGCCTATAGCTTGGGTTTTGAGGAGTTAGCACACTTTTCTAATTTTTTCAAGAAACAGACAAATCTCTCACCTCTTTCTTTTAGAGATAATTGA